A stretch of the Ptychodera flava strain L36383 chromosome 18, AS_Pfla_20210202, whole genome shotgun sequence genome encodes the following:
- the LOC139117765 gene encoding uncharacterized protein produces MRCLIASVLLVIYINVGQKPGVKAQAPSCLADEVAFGGSCYFVESFYDVTRKDFEEATAECAARGAYLVAIQNDEEKTFLSNQLAQHNKNSKNERYWTSGTDKHTEGTWRWDSGHVWSYDGMWNPLSNPPNDGEFAGCGIFAEHGPSSAIYSLEDLNCESKSGYICERGNWPTCDYPRVPDYGSLTTSPSFPVARGSSVTFQCDPGYLLAGDAVLECIQASPDYEGDKWNHSIPLPRCVPEGSCPDPGTLSANVVWGNPIIPFPVEVCTTLNYNCEEGFSLVGSAVLECMTGGTWDENLPTCTALENIAFNKTATQSSTDYGGVASLAVDDDVTGDFSGGSCSHTVEQTDPWWQVDLAGFYDVDTIVITNRNENADRLAGAKVFISPYTNGPYELCGTATSDRIIIIDCFADNVAQFITIKQEGIDQILSLCEVKIFGRATTNPTATQSPSATPLPIGPAPPAQTGQCNLDSITSKPHMVITNNVNSPVTNGSIVNIECEDGFGLVGPSSLYCDGSVLIGGDSPICLLGIHNLTVEEHININRVKESQSSRVLGSVPTRVIDGVDSSCTQTEREYEPWFRMKYELPTDYLVYYVVLTAPYLDGVTVIAGPKANALTGGQVCGQNIVRSSRSTVIVECDPPAAVSEISISIPAKMPL; encoded by the exons ATGCGTTGTCTTATAGCAAGTGTACTTCTCGTAATTTATATCAATGTGGGACAGAAACCGG GAGTTAAAGCCCAGGCACCAT CTTGCTTAGCCGACGAAGTAGCGTTCGGTGGATCTTGTTACTTCGTTGAGAGTTTTTACGACGTCACAAGGAAAGACTTTGAAGAAGCCACTGCAGAGTGTGCAGCACGTGGAGCCTATCTGGTGGCGATTCAAAACGATGAAGAGAAGACGTTTCTGTCCAATCAATTGGCACAACACAATAAGAACAGTAAAAATGAAAGATACTGGACATCTGGAACAGACAAACACACCGAAGGAACTTGGAGATGGGATTCTGGACATGTCTGGTCTTATGATGGAATGTGGAATCCACTATCCAATCCACCTAACGACGGGGAATTTGCTGGTTGTGGTATATTTGCAGAACATGGACCAAGTTCCGCCATTTACTCCCTGGAGGATTTGAATTGTGAGTCAAAGTCAGGTTACATCTGTGAAAGAG GAAACTGGCCAACATGCGACTATCCACGTGTACCTGACTATGGATCACTGACAACATCGCCAAGTTTCCCGGTAGCAAGAGGAAGTTCGGTGACATTTCAGTGTGATCCTGGATATCTACTTGCTGGTGATGCTGTCTTAGAATGTATCCAGGCTTCACCTGACTATGAAGGTGATAAATGGAATCACTCTATACCATTGCCGAGATGTGTACCAGAGG GTAGCTGCCCTGACCCTGGTACACTATCAGCAAATGTCGTCTGGGGAAACCCGATAATTCCCTTTCCAGTAGAAGTTTGTACCACTTTAAATTATAATTGCGAGGAAGGGTTTTCATTGGTTGGTAGTGCAGTGTTGGAATGCATGACAGGTGGTACCTGGGATGAAAATTTGCCAACATGCACAG cCTTAGAAAACATTGCATTCAACAAGACGGCAACTCAGAGTAGCACAGACTACGGTGGTGTTGCATCTTTGGCAGTAGACGATGATGTCACAGGAGACTTTTCAGGCGGCAGTTGTTCCCACACTGTAGAGCAGACTGATCCTTGGTGGCAGGTTGATCTAGCCGGGTTCTACGATGTTGACACGATTGTCATAACGAACAGGAATGAAAATGCCG ATCGACTTGCTGGTGCTAAAGTCTTCATTAGTCCCTACACCAATGGCCCGTATGAGCTTTGTGGTACAGCGACTAGCGATCGTATCATCATAATCGATTGTTTTGCTGACAATGTTGCCCAGTTCATAACAATTAAGCAGGAAGGAATTGATCAGATACTATCACTTTGTGAAGTAAAGATATTCGGTAGAG CAACGACCAATCCTACGGCCACTCAGTCACCATCGGCAACTCCTCTCCCAATCGGACCAGCTCCACCTGCGCAGACGG GTCAGTGCAACCTGGATAGCATAACCTCAAAGCCACATATGGTCATAACAAACAATGTAAATTCGCCTGTGACTAATGGTTCCATCGTGAATATAGAATGTGAAGATGGCTTCGGACTTGTTGGACCGTCATCTCTGTACTGTGATGGCAGCGTTCTTATTGGTGGAGATAGTCCAATATGTCTCCTAG GCATTCACAATCTTACAGTTGAAGAACACATAAACATCAACCGTGTCAAAGAATCTCAAAGTTCAAGGGTTCTCGGTAGCGTTCCAACAAGAGTGATTGATGGTGTTGACAGTTCGTGCACACAGACAGAAAGAGAATATGAACCGTGGTTTCGAATGAAATATGAACTTCCTACGGATTATTTAGTGTACTATGTAGTGCTCACCG CTCCCTATCTTGACGGCGTTACCGTAATAGCAGGTCCAAAAGCAAACGCTTTAACCGGGGGTCAAGTTTGCGGACAAAATATCGTTAGATCATCACGTTCTACAGTGATAGTCGAGTGTGACCCACCGGCAGCGGTGTCAGAAATTTCTATCAGCATACCGGCAAAAATGCCACTCTAA
- the LOC139118002 gene encoding protocadherin Fat 4-like translates to MVQSDTGALYVTLQTFDYETDSYYDLKVRLLGADDASFVTLSINIIDIDEHNLHFINEPYESVVMEYSPVGTLIAVLEAESDASARLSYSISGSTTEELAYYMSLFSMDTDDGTITVKRVINLKDVEDDEYLRHNTLTIPVSVSDGVATDSSTVSVQIEPLLVKYTNANDSRYYLNLPEDTVAGKLLFNLIPSDPGFEKEDYEYKVVGASAYDNFPFAVNADTGEMTTNYPVDREMQEVYLFSVIILEIQCLTGREPYFEIRIDDVNDQTPFFLESTYTATIQEDAGSSGEMQPLVVAPPITAKDNDIGINADIRYSLTGQGSESFIIDPKNATVWTKENPNIDYENTTIYHLKVTATDLDGSVEGLSNTADFIISISDVNDNKPIFYKSSWNIVIMENVPIGTTLDTVYANDADSGLNGEVLYNINSGGNGRFKIDLTTGKLSTLSDIDRESEQFYHLTIAARDQGFPVQVSEVDVYITVEDENDNPPVFSEQFYIEHVPEITNPGSLIATISASDSDEGMNGEFNYQIVEYSSQSAGLFTIASDGGIYLMASLDRETADTHSLQVGAVDAGTPALSSSVRVTIVVDDNNDNSPIFSQSLYTSTVVYQPTIPIETGTLVTVVIATDDDVGTNADITYNLQPFEHGDHFEISRHGVIRIKDLFYPSRDEISFNVTATDGGIPPIQDSATIDVLFLQSSYQFNFNATMYHFSVRENQANSMIGRVHAMSELLSHLVYYLPFEVDGINLNNETGLLSTTAPLDRESNSQIVFSVLAKHGDGTDGYAFATVNITVEDENDVAPRIVFPSEPIYFLTIPENTPARSLLILQAEDDDYGSNAKIEFSILDGNKDYSFDITVSGALSVIDVDRERDDLYELVIMARDSGDVPLNSTVSIIIDVLDENDNVPIIWTEPTLLNIPENILEGTLVTNIQGSDDDIDENAVIIFKLQDDSNGTFSIDELSGSVRTAKTIDREMKDAHTIIVVARDNGTLSLSSLPLTIDIQVEDINDNAPHFQGLPYVANIRKDSPPETYVMTASAKDADVGKNANLTFRLTSLGDCMEDLFEINTTTAEIHTTDFLYEVSSSSCHIDIVCMDDGDQPLMSTTDLVVNIVQVNRPPRFESNTYKAFIYENAGVGTRLPTRPVGRPMATDSDEGSNAVIIYEIIAGNEDGLFQMDPGSGEMYVKQELDRERIEEVTIVIEAHDANMFDRQSATALLIITIGDVNDNGPKFKDYIETVVVPQISEAGHTVAVMETSDPDSYLYAECRFSIMVVTDLGNRLDSSKFFEIDEDSGTITTTEKLYYLNFLSTINIQLIVSAENKEPMAPGSPENRRDYARIIVNFKHSYTPRCGQDEYIVNIRDEINSESSLNITIEPGNTAEPKPELMYAIKSGNTQGAFRIHPQTGEVFVGETTRTFYNLTISVRTRDRDISDEEGLCSVLVSVITSETTVPMTTSGPGISDDFSREAIIIIIVLVAVIIITWLLIIMVTIIYLWQARKLQSAKRQRQNTENHPKEHAYPANTPGFTIPRASHTPAPTRALPEAPETNAMDSTQYPDETLDDDYLVADSQSWVPDRADSDQGFTHTYMSMRDRQGDHIEHTHQDSPHYPETLPEPDYQ, encoded by the exons ATGGTACAAAGTGATACAGGTGCTCTATATGTAACACTGCAAACATTTGATTACGAAACTGATAGTTATTATGATTTGAAAGTACGACTACTTGGAGCAGATGATGCTTCATTCGTCACGCTGTCAATAAACATCATTGATATCGATGAACACAACTTACACTTCATAAATGAACCATACGAAAGCGTTGTGATGGAATACTCACCTGTTGGGACTCTAATTGCCGTACTAGAAGCTGAATCTGATGCCAGCGCTCGCTTATCATACTCCATATCAGGATCAACAACTGAAGAACTTGCCTATTACATGTCTTTATTTTCTATGGATACTGATGATGGTACGATTACCGTCAAACGTGTCATAAACCTTAAGGATGTTGAAGATGATGAGTATTTGAGACATAACACACTAACCATACCTGTCAGTGTTTCTGACGGTGTAGCAACTGACTCTTCCACAGTTTCTGTTCAAATTGAACCTTTACTCGTAAAATACACAAACGCAAATGACAGTAGATATTATCTCAACTTGCCCGAAGATACTGTCGCCGGCAAGCTCCTCTTCAATCTTATACCAAGTGATCCAGGCTTTGAAAAGGAGGACTACGAATACAAAGTCGTCGGAGCGAGTGCATATGACAACTTTCCGTTTGCAGTGAATGCAGATACG GGAGAAATGACGACAAATTATCCAGTAGATCGCGAGATGCAGGAAGTGTATTTGTTCTCAGTTATAATCCTTGAAATTCAATGTTTGACGGGACGAGAG CCGTACTTTGAAATAAGGATTGATGACGTCAATGACCAAACACCCTTCTTTCTAGAGTCAACGTACACTGCGACTATTCAAGAGGATGCTGGCAGTTCTGGTGAAATGCAACCTCTCGTTGTC GCACCTCCGATCACTGCAAAGGATAATGACATTGGAATCAACGCAGACATAAGGTACTCTCTTACTGGACAAGGAAGTGAGTCGTTTATCATAGACCCTAAGAATGCTACTGTGTGGACAAAAGAAAACCCTAATATCGACTATGAAAATACCActatatatcacctgaaagtGACGGCAACTGATTTAGATGGCTCTGTAGAGGGTTTGTCGAACACTGCCGACTTTATTATTAGCATTTCTGACGTGAACGACAACAAGCCAATCTTTTACAAGTCATCTTGGAATATAGTAATCATGGAAAATGTACCAATAGGAACAACTTTGGACACAGTCTATGCTAACGATGCCGACTCCGGCTTAAACGGAGAAGTCTTATATAATATCAACAGTGGAGGAAATGGACGATTCAAAATCGACCTGACGACAGGGAAATTGTCCACACTCTCAGACATTGACCGAGAAAGTGAACAGTTTTACCATCTGACAATCGCTGCAAGGGATCAAGGATTTCCAGTACAGGTATCAGAAGTCGATGTCTACATAACAGTAGAGGATGAAAATGACAACCCTCCTGTATTCAGTGAGCAGTTTTACATTGAGCATGTGCCAGAAATAACAAATCCTGGAAGTCTTATAGCGACAATATCTGCTTCCGATTCTGATGAAGGAATGAATGGTGAATTTAATTACCAGATAGTTGAGTATTCGTCACAGTCAGCCGGATTATTCACCATTGCAAGCGACGGAGGTATATATTTGATGGCAAGTCTTGATAGAGAGACTGCAGATACCCATTCACTGCAAGTCGGTGCTGTTGACGCTGGTACGCCAGCGTTGAGTTCTTCTGTCAGAGTCACCATCGTAGTGGATGATAACAATGACAATAGTCCAATCTTCTCACAATCACTATACACATCGACTGTTGTCTATCAACCGACAATACCCATTGAAACAGGCACTCTTGTAACTGTCGTCATAGCAACTGACGATGATGTTGGAACAAACGCAGATATTACTTACAATTTACAGCCTTTTGAACATGGTGACCACTTTGAAATCTCGAGACACGGAGTCATCAGAATTAAGGACCTCTTTTATCCTTCTAGAGATGAAATTTCATTCAACGTGACTGCTACTGATGGCGGTATCCCACCAATTCAAGATTCTGCAACGATAGATGTATTGTTTCTACAATCTTCATATCAATTCAATTTTAATGCGACTATGTATCACTTCAGTGTTAGAGAAAACCAGGCAAATTCCATGATTGGAAGAGTGCATGCTATGAGTGAACTCTTAAGTCATCTTGTGTATTACCTTCCGTTTGAGGTTGACGGCATTAATCTTAATAACGAAACG GGCCTCCTATCGACAACGGCGCCTTTGGATAGAGAAAGTAACTCTCAAATTGTATTCAGCGTGTTGGCCAAACATGGCGATGGGACAGATGGATATGCATTTGCTACA gTGAACATTACAGTAGAAGACGAGAACGACGTAGCGCCTCGCATCGTCTTCCCATCGGAACCAATCTACTTTTTGACCATTCCGGAAAACACGCCTGCTAGGTCCTTACTGATATTACAAGCAGAGGATGATGATTACGGATCCAATGCCAAGATTGAATTCAGCATCCTTGATGGCAACAAAG ATTATTCTTTTGATATTACCGTATCGGGAGCATTGTCGGTAATAGACGTTGACAGAGAACGTGATGACTTATATGAACTTGTCATTATG GCTAGAGATAGTGGTGATGTCCCTCTCAATTCAACAGTGTCAATTATAATAGATGTACTTGATGAAAATGACAACGTTCCTATCATATGGACAGAACCAACCCTGTTAAATATTCCAGAGAACATTCTTGAGGGAACACTG GTAACCAATATACAAGGAAGTGACGATGACATCGATGAAAACGCCGTTATAATTTTCAAACTACAAGACGACTCAAATGGAACGTTTTCGATTGACG AGCTTTCAGGATCGGTTCGCACCGCCAAGACAATAGACAGAGAAATGAAGGACGCCCATACTATCATTGTAGTAGCACGTGATAACGGTACTCTGAGCTTATCATCGTTGCCTTTGACCATCGATATACAAGTTGAGGACATCAACGACAACGCACCACATTTCCAAGGTCTTCCGTATGTGGCTAATATTAGAAAAGATTCACCGCCAGAAACCTATGTGATGACAGCCAGCGCAAAAGATGCTGACGTCGGAAAAAATGCAAACTTGACGTTTCGGTTAACAA GTTTGGGGGATTGCATGGAAGATCTCTTTGAAATCAATACCACTACCGCCGAGATACACACAACAGACTTTCTATACGAAGTATCATCATCGTCCTGTCATATCGATATCGTCTGCATGGATGATGGCGACCAACCACTGATGTCCACTACCGAT CTTGTAGTCAACATTGTGCAAGTCAACCGCCCACCCAGGTTTGAGTCTAATACGTACAAGGCGTTTATCTATGAAAATGCTGGTGTCGGAACAAGACTTCCCACTCGCCCGGTCGGTCGGCCAATGGCCACCGATAGTGATGAAGGGTCCAATGCAGTAATTATATATGAAATCATCGCAGGCAACGAGGATG GTTTATTCCAAATGGATCCAGGCAGTGGCGAAATGTACGTTAAGCAAGAGTTGGACAGAGAACGTATCGAGGAAGTGACGATCGTCATCGAAGCTCACGATGCTAACATGTTCGATCGACAATCAGCGACAGCATTACTTATCATCACGATCGGTGACGTCAACGACAATGGTCCGAAATTTAAAGATTATATAGAGACAGTCGTTGTACCGCAG ATTTCTGAGGCTGGACATACTGTCGCTGTGATGGAAACCAGTGATCCTGATTCATATCTGTATGCCGAATGTCGCTTTAGCATCATGGTCGTTACAGACCTCGGAAATAGGCTGGACTCGTCAAAATTTTTCGAGATTGATGAAGATAGTGGCACCATAACCACCACAGAAAAATTGTATTATTTGAATTTTCTGTCTACCATCAATATCCAA CTCATCGTCTCTGCTGAGAATAAGGAACCAATGGCTCCAGGGTCACCAGAAAATAGAAGAGATTATGCACGGATTATCGTGAACTTTAAGCACTCTTACACACCCAGATGTGGCCAGG atgaatacattgtaaatATCAGAGATGAAATCAACTCCGAAAGCAGCTTGAACATCACAATTGAACCAGGGAATACAGCAGAACCAAAACCTGAGCTTATGTATGCAATAAAGTCAGGGAATACTCAG GGTGCTTTTCGCATTCACCCTCAAACCGGAGAAGTATTTGTAGGGGAGACTACTCGAACATTTTACAACTTGACCATTTCAGTCCGAACAAGAGACAGAGACATTTCCGACGAGGAAGG ACTGTGTTCCGTATTGGTCAGTGTCATTACCTCTGAGACAACAGTGCCAATGACTACTAGCGGTCCAG GTATATCAGACGATTTCTCCAGGGAGGCAATTATAATCATCATTGTACTTGTTGCAGTTATAATAATAACATGGTTATTGATAATTATGGTTACCATTATATATCTGTGGCAGGC CCGAAAATTGCAATCAGCAAAGAGACAAAGACAGAATACAGAAAATCATCCTAAA GAGCACGCATATCCAGCGAACACACCAGGCTTCACCATTCCACGTGCTTCACACACGCCAGCACCAACACGTGCTCTCCCGGAAGCACCTGAAACGAATGCAATGGATTCAACGCAATATCCAGATGAGACCCTTGACGATGATTACTTGGTCGCCGATTCACAGTCCTGGGTGCCTGACAGAGCAGATTCAGACCAAGGTTTCACGCATACCTATATGAGCATGCGTGATCGCCAAGGTGATCACATCGAACACACTCATCAAGACTCTCCCCATTACCCAGAGACACTACCGGAACCAGATTATCAGTAG